In Candidatus Eisenbacteria bacterium, the DNA window CATCACCAGGCACTTAACGGACCTCGGTATCCCCCCAGCCTATGTCAAGGACGGCCGCAAGGTCGCGACGAGAGGCAAACGGAAGCAAGGTACCGCTGGGGTCTGGTGGCCGGGAAGGGTCGGATTGATCATCCGCAACACGACCTACAAAGGTGTCCACTACTTCGGCCGCCGGGCGAAACGAATCAAGGAACCTATCAAACGCCAGGTCCCCGCTATTGTAAGCGAGGAAACTTGGGACAAGGCTCAAAAGACCCTCAAGAGGAACCTCATGCGTTCCCCCCGCAACGCCAAGAATCGTTACCTGCTCAGGTCACTGATCAAATGCGGGATATGCGGCCTCAACTTTGGTGGCCTCAACGACCACAATGACACGCCATACTACCGCTGCGGAGGTAAGAGGAAACTGCGCGGCATCTATGGCAAGACCGGAGAGCCCTGTCGATCAAAATACGTCCCCCTCGCAATTGAGGATATGATCTGGGCCGACCTGGAAGAATTTCTGCGGAACCCGGGCGATGTGCTGAAGACGCTGGCCGAGAATATGGACGGCCTGGAGGATGATGACTCAATCGCCAAGAGAGAACTCGAACTGATCCAGGAGCAGCTCAAAGAGAAAGATATTGAAAGAGGACGCATCCTAAACCTTTATCGCCGGGGCACGATCGACACCGCCCTCCTGGACCATCAGATGGCTGACATTGAGACGGAGCGCCAAAACCTCACACAAGCCCTCGTGTGCGTGCGGGAGCGCCTGGGAGGCGTCCAGGCCGCGGCGACCCGAATTGACTCGGCTGAGGCCCTCCTGAGCGAGTTAAACGGCCGACTGGACGGCACTCTGACGTGGGAACTTAAGCGGGAGATCGTGGAGACGCTTGTGGAGGGGATTATTGTGGAGACGGTCGAGAAGAAGAACGGTAAGAAGGAAGCGATTGTACATGTAACCTACTGTTTTGATAAACCGAATTCCCTACTTACAAACCACACGCAGATTCGTGCGAGTCGCAGGTGGGGATTAAAAATCAGCCGGATGTATAAGATGGGAGCCGGGCGGTCAGCTTGGACAAGCAATGACAGCCTTCGATCGGCGGCGGCTTAACTCTGAATCACCGCATGAAATTGGTTCAGGATTAGAGCAACAAACTCAGATCAGAGTCCCCGCCCAGAGTTCCTTGCAGAACCGGAGCCACGGCACGATCTCAATCCCATCCTCAGTCTTGCGGGGATGTTCCACACGAGATACAACGAGGCTTCGTCGCGGCGCGAACTCCTCTCGCAGAGCCCGCATGCCCTTCAGATCGGCGCTGCGCACCTCCCGGGTGGACTTAAACTCGACGGCAAGTTCCATGGCGCCGATGATGAGATCGACCTCGAAGCCCGAACTTGTTCGCCAGTAGGCCAGCGGTTGGTCGCACCGCCGATACTCTAAGTAGGCCCGCACCTCGTTCAGCAGGTAATGTTCGAAGGCGCGCCCGAAGGCGTCCGTCCCTTCGTCGATGGATTTGACTTCGGGATGGATCTGGTTAGCTACGCCCACATCGAAAAAGTAAAACTTCGCCGTCTCGACCAAGCGACGCTTCTTCTTGCGCCGCCATGGATCGAGCGTGAAACCAAGCAGCGTGTCTTCGAGGATTTGATAGTAGTTGCGGACCGTACTGGCCGACACTCCACTCTCTCTTGCGACGTTGGCAAAGTTGATCTGCTGCCCGTGTCCGATTCCGGCGATCTGGAGAAAGCGTGTAAATGCCGGGATGTTGCGGGTAGCCGATTCGTCAATGATCTCTTCCTTGATGTAGTTATTAATGTAGGCGCGCAGCAGAAGTTTGGGATCGTCGATGAGATAATGCGCGGGGAGCGCACCATGGCGCAGGATGCGCAAGAGATCGACCTCTCCGATCTCATGGCTCGTTAACGGAAGCAGATGGTGATCGATTGCGCGCCCGCCCAGCAGATTGTGGGACTGGCGCCGCAACTTGCGCGCGCTCGATCCGCAGAGCACAAAACGTGCGCCTGTGTTTTCGAGAAGCCAGTGAACTTCTTCCAGCAGCGCGGGCACTTTCTGAATCTCATCAATGACGACGACTTCCGGGCGCTCGGCAAGGATCTCTTCGCGCAGCAGTCCAGGCCTCACGCTCAACTCAGCGCTGAGATCGGTGTCGAGCAGGTCATAGAAGCGAGCGTCGCGGAATCGTGCCCGCAAATAAGTCGTTTTGCCGGTCTGCCGTGCTCCCCAGAGAAAGGATGCGCTCGACCCAGTCGCTGGATTGGGAATCCAGACTAGATCAAGGCTGCGCTGGATGGGTACAAATCGTCGCTTCATGTGTGGATTCTCATGCAAATCCGTAACTTAGTCAACGATTATTTTGATTTGTAATTCTTCACGGCAAAACCATGTTGTCCTGATTCACGACAACTTGTGCTGTTTCGAGACACTGCTATGTCAACAGCTTCACTCTCCGAGAGATCGCCATAAATCCGCAACTCTTTGATACTTAAAGCAAAAGGTGCTATTTATTCACTTTTTAGGATTTGGCACAACCATTGCAATACTTAGTAAACACTGCTACGCGAGTTTGACCCCCCTTGACGGCCGAGGCGATTCTTATCGCCGGGGAGCGTGGCAAGGGTTTCGAGGTGAGGTGGTGTGTTGTCAGGTGCGCCGCGCTCCGCGTTTTGAACGAGGCCCGAGAACTGGGGCCTGGATCTTTGGAATTCCCCAACCCTCTGTGCGGGTTTTACCTGCCGGTGTGGTGGATGGATTCGACTGTACCCTGGGGCCCCGGTTCGCGGGCCTCGTTCTTTTTTTTGCTCTTTTCCCATCCTCGGTTTTTATCATTTAACTCTTTTTGTATCCCTTGTGACTACCGAACTGTCTTGTTTCGCGACACAGTTATTCTCGTTCACAAATGAAGTTTACGATGTAGACTTGTAAC includes these proteins:
- a CDS encoding recombinase family protein; amino-acid sequence: ITRHLTDLGIPPAYVKDGRKVATRGKRKQGTAGVWWPGRVGLIIRNTTYKGVHYFGRRAKRIKEPIKRQVPAIVSEETWDKAQKTLKRNLMRSPRNAKNRYLLRSLIKCGICGLNFGGLNDHNDTPYYRCGGKRKLRGIYGKTGEPCRSKYVPLAIEDMIWADLEEFLRNPGDVLKTLAENMDGLEDDDSIAKRELELIQEQLKEKDIERGRILNLYRRGTIDTALLDHQMADIETERQNLTQALVCVRERLGGVQAAATRIDSAEALLSELNGRLDGTLTWELKREIVETLVEGIIVETVEKKNGKKEAIVHVTYCFDKPNSLLTNHTQIRASRRWGLKISRMYKMGAGRSAWTSNDSLRSAAA
- a CDS encoding AAA family ATPase, translated to MKRRFVPIQRSLDLVWIPNPATGSSASFLWGARQTGKTTYLRARFRDARFYDLLDTDLSAELSVRPGLLREEILAERPEVVVIDEIQKVPALLEEVHWLLENTGARFVLCGSSARKLRRQSHNLLGGRAIDHHLLPLTSHEIGEVDLLRILRHGALPAHYLIDDPKLLLRAYINNYIKEEIIDESATRNIPAFTRFLQIAGIGHGQQINFANVARESGVSASTVRNYYQILEDTLLGFTLDPWRRKKKRRLVETAKFYFFDVGVANQIHPEVKSIDEGTDAFGRAFEHYLLNEVRAYLEYRRCDQPLAYWRTSSGFEVDLIIGAMELAVEFKSTREVRSADLKGMRALREEFAPRRSLVVSRVEHPRKTEDGIEIVPWLRFCKELWAGTLI